A single window of Dendropsophus ebraccatus isolate aDenEbr1 chromosome 5, aDenEbr1.pat, whole genome shotgun sequence DNA harbors:
- the VEZF1 gene encoding vascular endothelial zinc finger 1 isoform X1, which yields MEANWTAFLFQAHEASHHHHHHHHQQQAAQNSLLPLLGAPVEPVDQKPMLPIPITQKPQPQPSSDPIKDTVVVKKEKPKTSFVCTYCSKAFRDSYHLRRHESCHTGIKLVSRPKKTQTAPVVPLISTIAGDNSRTSLVSTIAGILSTVTTSSSTTIPSSSTSIPTMAVTQPVKKPSKPVKKNHACEMCGKAFRDVYHLNRHKLSHSDEKPFECPVCNQRFKRKDRMTYHVRSHEGGITKPYTCSVCGKGFSRPDHLSCHVKHVHSTERPFKCQTCTAAFATKDRLRTHMVRHEGKVSCNVCGKLLSPAYITSHLKTHGQSQSINCNTCKQGKKLQGQLHELQTPVHCRIKYEASDSLFCAVDQNHRTFSIDTSNMCQTSTAPQTSVTLTSPFNITSSMAASGTLTNPVTVAAAMSMRSPVNVSSPVNITSPMNLGHPVTITTPISMTSPLSLTSPVNLPTSVTAPVNIAHPVTITSPMNLPTPMTLAAPLNIAMRPVESMPFLSQALPSSPW from the exons ATGGAGGCCAACTGGACGGCTTTCTTGTTCCAG GCTCATGAAGCgtcacatcaccaccaccatcatcaccaccaacaGCAGGCCGCTCAAAATAGCTTGCTGCCGCTTTTAGGAGCTCCAGTTGAACCAGTTGATCAAAAGCCTATGCTACCTATTCCAATAACGCAGAAACCTCAGCCTCAGCCTTCATCAGACCCTATAAAAGATACGGTtgtagtaaaaaaagaaaaacccaagACTTCCTTTGTTTGTACTTATTGCAGCAAAGCCTTTAGGGACAGTTACCATTTAAGACGCCATGAATCCTGCCATACAGGAATTAAGCTGGTGTCACGGCCAAAGAAAACACAGACTGCTCCGGTCGTACCGCTTATATCTACTATTGCAGGAGACAATAGCAGAACATCCTTGGTTTCGACCATCGCAGGCATACTGTCGACTGTTACAACATCCTCTTCAACAACGATTCCTAGCTCCAGCACAAGCATCCCGACTATGGCTGTCACTCAGCCGGTAAAGAAGCCGAGCAAACCTGTAAAGAAGAACCATGCATGTGAAATGTGCGGAAAGGCCTTCAGGGATGTGTATCACTTAAATAGACACAAGTTGTCCCATTCAGATGAGAAACCTTTTGAGTGTCCAGTCTGCAACCAGCGATTCAAGAGGAAGGACAGAATGACCTATCATGTCAGATCACATGAAGGAGGGATTACAAAGCCCTATACATGTAGTGTTTGTGGGAAAGGTTTCTCAAG ACCAGACCATTTAAGTTGTCATGTGAAGCACGTTCATTCTACAGAAAGACCCTTCAAATGCCAA ACATGTACCGCTGCCTTTGCCACAAAAGACAGGCTGAGGACACACATGGTGCGCCATGAAGGGAAGGTTTCATGCAATGTATGTGGCAAGCTGCTCagtccagcctacatcaccagtCACCTAAAGACACACGGCCAAAGTCAAAGTATTAACTGTAATACTTGTAAGCAAGGTAAAAAGCTTCAAG GGCAACTTCATGAACTTCAGACTCCAGTTCATTGTAGAATCAAATATGAAG CTTCAGACTCGCTCTTTTGTGCTGTGGATCAGAATCATAGGACCTTTTCAATAG ataCAAGCAACATGTGCCAAACGTCTACTGCTCCTCAGACATCTGTTACACTTACTTCTCCCTTCAATATTACATCCTCCATGGCGGCATCAGGAACCCTGACCAACCCAGTAACTGTGGCAGCAGCCATGAGTATGAGAAGTCCTGTCAATGTCTCAAGTCCTGTTAACATCACTTCACCCATGAATTTGGGGCATCCAGTGACCATCACTACACCAATCTCAATGACTTCTCCTTTATCCTTGACTTCACCAGTTAATTTGCCCACTTCAGTCACTGCTCCAGTTAATATAGCACACCCAGTCACTATAACAAGTCCTATGAATCTCCCAACACCGATGACCCTAGCAGCTCCATTAAATATAGCAATGAGACCAGTGGAGAGTATGCCATTCCTATCCCAGGCTTTACCTTCTTCACCTTGGTAA
- the VEZF1 gene encoding vascular endothelial zinc finger 1 isoform X2: protein MLPIPITQKPQPQPSSDPIKDTVVVKKEKPKTSFVCTYCSKAFRDSYHLRRHESCHTGIKLVSRPKKTQTAPVVPLISTIAGDNSRTSLVSTIAGILSTVTTSSSTTIPSSSTSIPTMAVTQPVKKPSKPVKKNHACEMCGKAFRDVYHLNRHKLSHSDEKPFECPVCNQRFKRKDRMTYHVRSHEGGITKPYTCSVCGKGFSRPDHLSCHVKHVHSTERPFKCQTCTAAFATKDRLRTHMVRHEGKVSCNVCGKLLSPAYITSHLKTHGQSQSINCNTCKQGKKLQGQLHELQTPVHCRIKYEASDSLFCAVDQNHRTFSIDTSNMCQTSTAPQTSVTLTSPFNITSSMAASGTLTNPVTVAAAMSMRSPVNVSSPVNITSPMNLGHPVTITTPISMTSPLSLTSPVNLPTSVTAPVNIAHPVTITSPMNLPTPMTLAAPLNIAMRPVESMPFLSQALPSSPW, encoded by the exons ATGCTACCTATTCCAATAACGCAGAAACCTCAGCCTCAGCCTTCATCAGACCCTATAAAAGATACGGTtgtagtaaaaaaagaaaaacccaagACTTCCTTTGTTTGTACTTATTGCAGCAAAGCCTTTAGGGACAGTTACCATTTAAGACGCCATGAATCCTGCCATACAGGAATTAAGCTGGTGTCACGGCCAAAGAAAACACAGACTGCTCCGGTCGTACCGCTTATATCTACTATTGCAGGAGACAATAGCAGAACATCCTTGGTTTCGACCATCGCAGGCATACTGTCGACTGTTACAACATCCTCTTCAACAACGATTCCTAGCTCCAGCACAAGCATCCCGACTATGGCTGTCACTCAGCCGGTAAAGAAGCCGAGCAAACCTGTAAAGAAGAACCATGCATGTGAAATGTGCGGAAAGGCCTTCAGGGATGTGTATCACTTAAATAGACACAAGTTGTCCCATTCAGATGAGAAACCTTTTGAGTGTCCAGTCTGCAACCAGCGATTCAAGAGGAAGGACAGAATGACCTATCATGTCAGATCACATGAAGGAGGGATTACAAAGCCCTATACATGTAGTGTTTGTGGGAAAGGTTTCTCAAG ACCAGACCATTTAAGTTGTCATGTGAAGCACGTTCATTCTACAGAAAGACCCTTCAAATGCCAA ACATGTACCGCTGCCTTTGCCACAAAAGACAGGCTGAGGACACACATGGTGCGCCATGAAGGGAAGGTTTCATGCAATGTATGTGGCAAGCTGCTCagtccagcctacatcaccagtCACCTAAAGACACACGGCCAAAGTCAAAGTATTAACTGTAATACTTGTAAGCAAGGTAAAAAGCTTCAAG GGCAACTTCATGAACTTCAGACTCCAGTTCATTGTAGAATCAAATATGAAG CTTCAGACTCGCTCTTTTGTGCTGTGGATCAGAATCATAGGACCTTTTCAATAG ataCAAGCAACATGTGCCAAACGTCTACTGCTCCTCAGACATCTGTTACACTTACTTCTCCCTTCAATATTACATCCTCCATGGCGGCATCAGGAACCCTGACCAACCCAGTAACTGTGGCAGCAGCCATGAGTATGAGAAGTCCTGTCAATGTCTCAAGTCCTGTTAACATCACTTCACCCATGAATTTGGGGCATCCAGTGACCATCACTACACCAATCTCAATGACTTCTCCTTTATCCTTGACTTCACCAGTTAATTTGCCCACTTCAGTCACTGCTCCAGTTAATATAGCACACCCAGTCACTATAACAAGTCCTATGAATCTCCCAACACCGATGACCCTAGCAGCTCCATTAAATATAGCAATGAGACCAGTGGAGAGTATGCCATTCCTATCCCAGGCTTTACCTTCTTCACCTTGGTAA